The following proteins are encoded in a genomic region of Microtus ochrogaster isolate Prairie Vole_2 chromosome 5, MicOch1.0, whole genome shotgun sequence:
- the LOC101980311 gene encoding olfactory receptor 867-like has product METENDTLIPEFLIVGLSDNPELQPILFGLFLSIYLVTVLGNLLIILAVSSNSHLHTPMYFFLSNLSFIDICLISTTIPKMLVNVYSQRKDISYKECLTQVYFLATLVGMDNFLLTLMAYDRFVAICHPLHYTVIMSPWVCTLLVLIFWIIMFWVSLTHILLLNELKFSRGTEIPHFFCELAQVIKVANSDTHINNVFMYVLTSILAVIPMIGIIMSYSQIISSLLRMSSTVSKYKAFSTCGSHLCVVSLFYGSGLAVYFSSSVSHSQRRMNASLMYTVISPMLNPFIYCLRNKDVKDALGELVNRVVSCPSVLRTLRQIL; this is encoded by the coding sequence ATGGAAACAGAGAACGACACACTGATACCAGAATTTCTCATTGTGGGCCTCTCAGATAATCCTGAACTgcagcccattctctttggactGTTCCTGTCCATATACCTGGTCACAGTGCTTGGGAACCTGCTCATCATCCTGGCTGTCAGTTCTAACTCCCAcctccacacccccatgtacttcttcctctctaACCTGTCTTTTATTGACATCTGTTTAATCTCAACTACAATACCAAAGATGCTGGTGAATGTGTATTCACAGAGAAAAGATATCTCCTACAAAGAATGCCTTACACAGGTATATTTTTTAGCTACTTTGGTTGGAATGGATAATTTTTTACTTACTTTAATGGCCTATGATCGCTTTGTAGCTATCTGTCATCCCCTCCACTACACTGTTATCATGAGTCCTTGGGTATGTACCCTTCTGGTCCTGATATTTTGGATCATCATGTTCTGGGTCTCCCTGACTCATATCCTATTGCTGAATGAATTGAAATTCTCCAGAGGAACTGAAATCCCACATTTCTTCTGTGAACTGGCACAAGTTATCAAGGTAGCCAACTCTGATACTCACATCAATAATGTCTTTATGTATGTGCTGACCTCCATACTAGCTGTGATTCCTATGATAGGAATCATTATGTCTTATTCACAGATTATCTCATCCTTGTTAAGGATGTCCTCTACTGTGAGTAAGTACAAAGCCTTTTCCACCTGTGGGTCTCACCTCTGTGTGGTCTCCTTGTTCTATGGGTCAGGACTTGCAGTTTACTTCAGCTCCTCTGTTTCTCATTCTCAGAGAAGAATGAATGCCTCATTGATGTATACTGTGATCAGTCCCATGCTGAACCCATTCATATATTGCCTGAGAAACAAGGATGTGAAGGATGCTCTTGGAGAACTTGTCAACAGAGTTGTCTCGTGTCCATCCGTACTGAGAACTCTAAGACAAATTTTATGA